From the genome of Dickeya aquatica, one region includes:
- the bhsA gene encoding multiple stress resistance protein BhsA codes for MNMKTLFATIVLSTLSAGSFAATEVQYPQGQEIGSVSATASTLDSLQAKLAAKADAAGAKSFQITAVQGDDTLHGNAVLFK; via the coding sequence ATGAACATGAAAACTCTTTTTGCCACCATCGTACTGAGCACACTGTCTGCGGGTTCTTTTGCGGCGACCGAAGTTCAGTATCCGCAGGGCCAGGAAATCGGCAGTGTTTCTGCCACTGCCAGCACGCTGGACAGCCTGCAAGCGAAACTGGCTGCAAAAGCTGATGCCGCGGGTGCTAAATCTTTTCAGATAACCGCAGTGCAGGGCGACGATACCCTGCACGGTAATGCAGTGCTGTTTAAATAA
- a CDS encoding class I SAM-dependent methyltransferase yields the protein MQKKSVMYRMYWHAAMLAASMLSATILASPALAAQTNQTAALPAGTIDQIRFGDSASEKDHSLTDASSQTLTGGLAEPARQLLPLSPAGMYGGSLTFTMKVDPQRRNYVSVKLWGDDDVNSAIGRLYLYVVKEGVEYQVGYRHEGDYMPLSVAHWHKPLPGRFFYSTTLLPYTMTKGRSTITLKIVSTGRLYPFGAGGPDAANPYQYAMNTPSRGVYRAYTHVDPFLDVSTEPQGREPSVAARISPGEEILGVNGSFRNAINNRITSLLASTPTTANLSGSDLRYLARAYSVAGLKSEQNPAVISQVVAGLDAYATQYYADNNTVKGWGGSFGVQGQAIYYLRDVLTPAILNASVSYGSGGTKTRRTAWADMLFASREFGRLQDRRTLTNQSMIASNSIYFANKGLLVLNDSRAFAEKTAQRYIREAVGLLPWTGNDLTDGGGRLPYGNAYYQVTDKGQTREWGYVGAGYGELQSYLAEYVRVTGSDDFCQQMVKMAKARAPFRRPAIDVVNGNNYRAMEAIGLLAWRGAHESDGNFAGYIAYVDSLNTNERAKGLRVAAASQDATLIGYAKQMLEDGQFFASLSGAESAFEALDVFADYQTIKTASDSGARLPMTDGQPDFAWTDEDNAIVALKKGDERLWLSAYWQAKAGTGINALARFHFSTPGYDQYGVLETTPLFRATTSYTRANMIDKPEQNQYVPPNAPNNAYAGEILPLGATPSDASGSDPFRGKADFYALRFGHYLMGINTSTRNSYPLKTPAGFNAAQDLVSQRTQSGTITVAPRSSVVLYLESTRDAAPVPATPLYLKAQTSAGVTTLSWSAASGATRYAVQRSGSEAGNYQTIATVTTNAYSDNVTAPSGGDYYRVVAVNDKGESYPSMWSHP from the coding sequence ATGCAAAAAAAGAGCGTGATGTACCGTATGTACTGGCATGCGGCCATGCTGGCCGCATCGATGTTATCGGCCACGATACTTGCCAGCCCGGCGCTGGCGGCACAAACCAACCAGACCGCCGCACTGCCTGCCGGAACGATTGACCAGATCCGCTTTGGTGATAGCGCATCAGAGAAAGACCACAGCCTTACTGACGCCAGCAGTCAGACACTGACCGGAGGATTGGCAGAGCCTGCTCGCCAGTTACTGCCTCTGAGTCCGGCAGGAATGTATGGCGGTAGTTTGACGTTTACCATGAAGGTGGATCCTCAGCGGCGCAACTATGTGTCTGTCAAACTGTGGGGGGATGACGATGTTAATTCCGCCATAGGCCGGCTTTACCTGTACGTGGTAAAGGAGGGCGTCGAGTATCAGGTGGGCTACCGACATGAGGGTGACTACATGCCGCTGAGTGTGGCTCACTGGCATAAACCTTTGCCGGGACGCTTCTTTTACTCCACCACGTTGCTGCCTTATACGATGACCAAAGGCCGCAGTACGATAACCCTGAAAATCGTTTCTACCGGTCGGCTCTATCCGTTCGGAGCCGGAGGGCCTGATGCGGCCAACCCCTATCAGTACGCCATGAATACACCCAGTCGCGGGGTTTACCGTGCTTATACGCATGTTGATCCCTTTCTGGATGTCTCGACGGAGCCTCAGGGCCGTGAGCCTTCTGTTGCGGCACGCATTTCACCGGGGGAGGAGATTTTAGGTGTTAACGGTTCATTTCGTAACGCCATCAATAATCGCATTACCAGCCTGCTTGCCAGCACGCCGACAACGGCCAATCTTTCAGGGAGTGACCTGCGCTATCTTGCCCGTGCCTATTCGGTGGCCGGGCTGAAAAGTGAACAAAACCCAGCGGTGATAAGCCAGGTTGTTGCCGGGCTGGATGCTTACGCAACGCAATACTACGCTGACAACAACACGGTAAAAGGCTGGGGGGGTAGCTTTGGCGTGCAAGGGCAGGCTATCTATTACCTGCGTGATGTACTGACACCGGCTATCCTCAACGCGTCGGTCAGCTATGGCAGCGGCGGCACGAAAACCCGACGCACCGCCTGGGCGGATATGCTGTTTGCCAGTCGTGAATTTGGCCGCCTTCAGGACAGGCGCACGCTAACCAATCAGTCAATGATTGCCAGCAACAGTATCTACTTTGCCAATAAAGGCCTGCTGGTGTTAAACGACAGCCGGGCGTTCGCTGAAAAAACAGCACAACGTTACATCAGAGAGGCGGTGGGCCTGCTGCCCTGGACGGGAAATGACCTGACGGATGGTGGCGGACGCCTTCCTTACGGCAATGCCTATTATCAGGTGACGGATAAGGGCCAAACCCGTGAATGGGGATATGTCGGTGCGGGTTATGGCGAATTGCAGTCCTATCTGGCGGAATATGTTCGCGTGACCGGTAGCGATGATTTTTGCCAGCAAATGGTGAAAATGGCAAAGGCGCGGGCACCGTTTCGCCGCCCGGCTATCGATGTTGTGAATGGCAATAATTATCGGGCAATGGAGGCGATAGGCTTGCTGGCCTGGCGCGGTGCGCATGAAAGTGACGGTAATTTTGCCGGTTATATTGCCTATGTTGACTCGCTCAATACCAATGAACGGGCGAAAGGGTTGCGGGTTGCTGCGGCCAGTCAAGATGCCACGCTCATCGGTTATGCCAAACAAATGCTTGAAGATGGGCAGTTTTTTGCCAGCCTGAGCGGGGCGGAGTCGGCATTTGAAGCGCTGGATGTGTTTGCTGATTACCAAACCATTAAAACGGCCAGCGACAGTGGTGCACGTTTGCCGATGACTGACGGCCAGCCTGATTTTGCCTGGACGGATGAAGACAATGCCATCGTTGCCTTGAAGAAAGGTGATGAGCGCCTGTGGTTAAGCGCTTACTGGCAGGCCAAGGCGGGTACGGGTATCAATGCTCTGGCGCGTTTTCACTTTAGTACGCCGGGGTATGATCAGTACGGCGTGCTGGAAACGACGCCGCTTTTTCGCGCGACCACCAGTTATACCCGCGCCAATATGATAGATAAGCCAGAACAGAATCAGTATGTGCCGCCCAATGCGCCCAACAATGCGTATGCCGGAGAGATCCTGCCACTGGGCGCTACGCCGTCGGATGCCTCCGGTAGCGACCCTTTTCGGGGTAAGGCGGATTTCTATGCCTTACGCTTTGGCCACTACCTGATGGGGATTAACACCAGTACCCGCAACAGTTATCCGCTAAAAACACCGGCTGGCTTTAATGCTGCACAGGATTTGGTATCACAGCGCACGCAGTCCGGCACCATCACCGTTGCGCCACGCAGCAGTGTGGTGTTGTATCTGGAGAGTACCCGTGATGCGGCACCGGTACCGGCGACCCCGCTCTATCTCAAAGCACAAACCAGCGCTGGGGTGACAACGTTATCGTGGTCGGCCGCCTCTGGCGCGACACGTTACGCTGTCCAGCGCTCCGGCAGCGAGGCGGGGAATTATCAGACCATCGCGACCGTGACGACCAATGCCTACAGTGATAACGTGACTGCCCCTTCCGGCGGCGACTACTATCGCGTGGTGGCAGTGAATGATAAGGGAGAAAGCTACCCTTCCATGTGGAGCCATCCCTGA
- a CDS encoding acyl-homoserine-lactone synthase — MLEIFDVSFSLMSNNKLDEVFTLRKETFKDRLDWRVNCINGMEFDEYDNENTTYLLGVKEGKVVCSVRFIEMKYPNMITGTFYSYFNTLALPEGNYIESSRFFVDRDRVRHLIGTRNPACLTLFLAMINYARKYHYDGILTIVSHPMLTLLKRSGWQISVIEQGLSEKQERIYLLLLPADDESRLALIERITQMTAVETERLTTLPLLVPLA, encoded by the coding sequence ATGTTAGAAATATTTGATGTGAGTTTTAGCTTAATGTCAAATAACAAGCTAGACGAGGTGTTTACGCTACGTAAGGAGACATTTAAAGATAGGCTAGACTGGCGTGTTAACTGTATTAATGGCATGGAATTTGATGAATATGACAATGAGAATACGACCTATCTTTTAGGTGTCAAAGAGGGGAAAGTCGTTTGCAGTGTCAGATTTATTGAAATGAAATACCCTAACATGATTACCGGCACGTTCTATTCTTACTTTAACACGCTCGCCCTTCCCGAAGGGAACTATATTGAATCCAGTCGCTTCTTTGTCGATCGCGACCGGGTAAGACATCTTATCGGCACACGTAATCCTGCCTGCCTGACGTTGTTCCTTGCCATGATCAATTACGCCAGGAAATACCATTATGACGGTATACTGACAATTGTCAGTCACCCAATGCTCACCTTATTAAAACGGTCCGGCTGGCAAATTTCTGTTATAGAGCAAGGATTATCAGAAAAGCAGGAGCGCATTTACCTGCTGCTGCTGCCTGCCGATGACGAGAGCCGTCTCGCCTTGATTGAACGCATTACGCAAATGACAGCCGTGGAAACCGAGCGGCTTACGACTTTGCCTTTGTTGGTTCCACTGGCTTGA
- a CDS encoding helix-turn-helix transcriptional regulator, producing MSISFSNVDFINSTIQSYLNRKLKRYGDLKYAYLIMNKKKPTDVVIISNYPPEWVEIYRDNNYQHIDPVILTAINKISPFSWDDEPVISSKLKFAKIFNLSREYDIVSGYTFVLHDPSNNLAALSIMIEENRIQEMEDIIHNNKDKLQMLLISAHEKITSLYREMNRNKHHHKSQEVDLFSQRENEILYWASMGKTYQEISLILGITTSTVKFHIGNVVKKLGVLNAKHAIRLGVEMNLIKPVEPTKAKS from the coding sequence ATGTCTATATCATTCTCTAACGTTGACTTCATCAATAGCACAATACAGAGCTATCTTAACAGAAAGTTAAAGCGCTATGGCGATCTCAAGTACGCCTATTTGATCATGAATAAGAAGAAACCTACTGACGTGGTGATTATCTCTAATTATCCACCAGAGTGGGTTGAGATATACAGGGACAATAATTATCAACATATTGACCCGGTCATTTTAACGGCTATCAATAAAATCTCGCCATTCTCCTGGGACGATGAGCCGGTGATCAGTTCAAAGCTAAAGTTTGCAAAGATATTTAATCTCTCAAGAGAGTATGACATTGTCAGTGGCTATACGTTTGTCTTGCACGATCCGAGTAATAACCTTGCTGCACTGTCAATTATGATTGAAGAAAATCGCATTCAGGAAATGGAAGATATTATTCATAATAATAAAGATAAGCTGCAAATGCTGCTTATTTCTGCTCACGAAAAAATCACCTCTCTTTACAGAGAGATGAATCGTAATAAGCATCACCATAAGTCTCAGGAGGTGGATCTCTTCTCCCAGCGTGAAAATGAAATTCTATACTGGGCTAGCATGGGGAAAACGTATCAGGAAATTTCGCTGATTCTCGGGATTACCACCAGTACGGTAAAATTTCATATTGGTAATGTCGTTAAAAAACTGGGTGTGTTAAATGCCAAGCATGCAATCAGGCTTGGCGTTGAGATGAATCTTATCAAGCCAGTGGAACCAACAAAGGCAAAGTCGTAA
- a CDS encoding type III PLP-dependent enzyme → MADPVHVPVLADGYLEGVAIAQIARRIATPFYAYSARQLRQQLTQLWQYLPRETAIYYSLKANPTLSIVKTLVGQGAGCEVCSPAELETALAAGVLPQHILYVGPGKSLDALTRAIDCGIRAIVVESVTELDNINHLAAQAHTVQPVALRINPDFSSEHARLVMSGKPTQFGMTQETVETVLDSLHRWPNIHLCGFHVYLGTRILHAQAIADNTRNILQLALTLRDRYRLTLDFVDVGGGFGVPYYPKETPLDLPALGEAMAPVMAAFRQQAPATQIVIELGRYLVAQAGIFVTRVNTLKTAGGKTFAVCDGGANCHSAAAGLNSLRRKNFPLLRLGDNHGRPVQTYQISGPLCTPTDLLGDNVPLPMLEVNDLIGITHSGAYGLTASPGAFLSFGAPAEVMVDGTHLTLIRQPETTAQLLARQQPVSLDAPLPDKEPS, encoded by the coding sequence ATGGCTGATCCGGTTCATGTACCGGTTTTAGCCGATGGCTATCTGGAAGGGGTTGCCATTGCGCAGATAGCTCGTCGCATCGCAACCCCCTTTTATGCCTACAGCGCCCGCCAGCTACGCCAGCAGCTCACGCAACTCTGGCAATACCTGCCGCGCGAAACCGCCATTTATTACTCGCTGAAAGCCAACCCCACGCTCTCCATCGTCAAAACACTGGTCGGGCAGGGAGCCGGATGCGAGGTGTGCTCCCCCGCCGAGCTGGAAACCGCCCTGGCGGCAGGCGTTTTGCCACAGCACATTCTCTATGTCGGCCCGGGGAAATCGTTGGACGCGCTGACGCGGGCCATTGATTGCGGCATTCGCGCCATTGTCGTGGAATCCGTCACCGAACTGGACAACATCAACCATCTGGCCGCGCAAGCGCATACCGTACAACCGGTGGCATTACGCATTAATCCTGATTTTAGCAGCGAACATGCCCGGCTGGTGATGAGTGGTAAACCAACGCAATTCGGCATGACGCAGGAAACCGTCGAAACGGTGCTCGATAGTCTGCACCGCTGGCCAAACATCCACCTTTGCGGCTTTCACGTCTATTTGGGCACCCGGATCCTGCATGCTCAGGCTATTGCTGACAATACACGCAATATTTTGCAACTGGCGCTGACACTGCGCGATCGCTACCGCCTGACGCTGGATTTTGTCGATGTGGGTGGCGGGTTCGGCGTGCCCTATTACCCGAAAGAAACACCGCTGGATTTGCCAGCGCTGGGCGAAGCAATGGCTCCGGTCATGGCAGCATTCCGCCAGCAGGCTCCCGCCACACAAATCGTCATCGAACTGGGGCGCTATCTGGTCGCGCAGGCGGGTATCTTCGTCACCCGGGTCAACACGTTAAAAACTGCGGGTGGTAAAACCTTTGCAGTGTGTGACGGCGGGGCTAACTGCCACAGTGCCGCCGCCGGGCTTAACAGCCTGCGGCGTAAAAACTTTCCGCTGCTGCGTCTTGGTGATAATCACGGGCGGCCCGTTCAGACTTACCAAATCAGCGGGCCGCTGTGCACCCCTACCGATTTGCTGGGCGATAACGTGCCGCTCCCGATGCTCGAGGTGAACGACCTTATCGGTATTACCCATTCGGGTGCCTATGGTCTGACGGCCTCACCAGGTGCGTTTTTAAGTTTTGGCGCACCGGCAGAGGTGATGGTCGATGGCACACACCTGACGCTTATCCGCCAGCCGGAAACCACCGCGCAGTTACTGGCACGCCAGCAACCGGTCTCGCTCGACGCACCGCTTCCCGACAAGGAGCCATCATGA